The Psychrobacter arenosus region ACACTGTTTTTTAATTTGAAGTACGCGGTATTTTGATGAAACAATAGTATTTATAGCAAGGTGTATGGAACTAGCAATACTTTTAACTGTATTTCTTAGGCTGGGTGGGGCGGGTTCTATTGCCTATAGCCATTCCTACTTAGCGAGATTCCTCTTAGTCAAGTGTCCCAGTGCGTAGGGGAGAAGTATTCTTTATGAGTATTGTGTATAGTTTGAGGCTGCCAGAAAATCTCCCCAACCCCCTTTGAAAAAGGGGCTTAAAACCCTCTATATCTTATTTATCCAATCGTGGGTTACGCTTCGCTAATCGCATGCTACCTCAAACAACAGTTATATATGTAGATAACGTAGCGTGGGTGAAAACCCACGGACTGATAGATACCTATATAAAAAGTAGGTCATAGAAAGAATTCGTAGGGTGGGTTAGTGCTACCGAGCATGCGTAGCGTGCGAAGGTAGAACGTAACCCACAAATACGGGATGGTTGAATTAGAAACTAATTATATAAAGTAGTTCCCTTCCCCTAAAAGGGGAAGGGCTAGGGATGGGGTTATCGGTTAGGCCATAAAGAGTAAATCAATCAAATTGAAATAATATTCCAAAAGAGGTTGACGCCCAGTGAGAAATCTATATACTACGCCCCTGTTGAGACGGAAGCTTGGCTAACAAGAGCTAAATTAGCGATTGGGACGCAGAGCGGAACAAGGACTTTAGCAAATTAGAGATTATCTAATTGGCTGAATGAATTGAAAATTACTTCTTGACACAGGCTATAAAGCGTCTATAATACGCACCTCATCGGGAAGAGCTAAACTGTCAATCACAGATTGATAACGCAGCTAACCAGATGAAACAAATATAGAATAAAGCTTGACAGATATCTAATTGATGATATACTTGACGGCTCGCTAAGTAAGACGAACAATTAGTTTATCTTATTAGTGATATAACTTAACTTGGACGACAAGCTAAGTCAACTATTTAAAAGCTAAATCAAAGAACAACTTGTGTGGATTTTTGCTGATTCAGAATGCTAAAAATAAAGTTGGTTGAGTTCCTTTCGGAACGATTCTAACTATAAAAATTATCATTCTTTATAAGCAAAGAAACTCTAAGTTAATTCATTATATGAAACATACGGAAAGCAAATTTGCTAGTAATAGAATGAGCCAAGTTTAGAAGCTTCTTTAAAGAGCTTCATAGCAAGATTAAACTGAAGAGTTTGATCATGGCTCAGATTGAACGCTGGCGGCAGGCTTAACACATGCAAGTCGAGCGGTAACAGGAGAAGCTTGCTTCTCGCTGACGAGCGGCGGACGGGTGAGTAATACTTAGGAATCTGCCCAGTAGTGGGGGATAGCTCGGGGAAACTCGAATTAATACCGCATACACCCTACGGGGAAAAGGGGCTGCTTGCAGCTCTCGCTATTGGATGAGCCTAAGTCGGATTAGCTAGTTGGTGGGGTAAAGGCCTACCAAGGCGACAATCTGTAGCTGGTCTGAGAGGATGATCAGCCACACCGGAACTGAGACACGGTCCGGACTCCTACGGGAGGCAGCAGTGGGGAATATTGGACAATGGGGAAACCCTGATCCAGCCATGCCGCGTGTGTGAAGAAGGCCTTTTGGTTGTAAAGCACTTTAAGCAGTGAAGAAGACTCTATGGTTAATACCCATAGACGATGACATTAGCTGCAGAATAAGCACCGGCTAACTCTGTGCCAGCAGCCGCGGTAATACAGAGGGTGCAAGCGTTAATCGGAATTACTGGGCGTAAAGCGAGCGTAGGTGGCTTATTAAGTCAGATGTGAAAGCCCCGGGCTTAACCTGGGAACGGCATCTGATACTGGTGAGCTAGAGTAGGTGAGAGGGAGGTAGAATTTCAGGTGTAGCGGTGAAATGCGTAGAGATCTGAAGGAATACCGATGGCGAAGGCAGCCTCCTGGCATCATACTGACACTGAGGCTCGAAAGCGTGGGTAGCAAACAGGATTAGATACCCTGGTAGTCCACGCCGTAAACGATGTCTACTAGTCGTTGGGGAACTTGATTCCTTAGTGACGCAGCTAACGCAATAAGTAGACCGCCTGGGGAGTACGGCCGCAAGGTTAAAACTCAAATGAATTGACGGGGCCCGCACAAGCGGTGGAGCATGTGGTTTAATTCGATGCAACGCGAAGAACCTTACCTGGTCTTGACATATCTAGAATCCTGCAGAGATGCGGGAGTGCCTTCGGGAATTAGAATACAGGTGCTGCATGGCTGTCGTCAGCTCGTGTCGTGAGATGTTGGGTTAAGTCCCGCAACGAGCGCAACCCTTTTCCTTAGTTACCAGCGGGTTATGCCGGGAACTCTAAGGATACTGCCAGTGACAAACTGGAGGAAGGCGGGGACGACGTCAAGTCATCATGGCCCTTACGACCAGGGCTACACACGTGCTACAATGGTAGGTACAGAGGGCAGCTACACAGCGATGTGATGCGAATCTCAAAAAGCCTATCGTAGTCCAGATTGAGTCTGCAACTCGACTCCATGAAGTCGGAATCGCTAGTAATCGCGGATCAGAATGCCGCGGTGAATACGTTCCCGGGCCTTGTACACACCGCCCGTCACACCATGGGAGTTGATTGCACCAGAAGTGGGTAGCCTAACTTAGGAGGGCGCTCACCACGGTGTGGTTGATGACTGGGGTGAAGTCGTAACAAGGTAGCCGTAGGGGAACCTGCGGCTGGATCACCTCCTTATAGACGCATTCGGTCAGCAAGAATTCACAACAAGTTGTTCTTTGGTTTAGTTAGAAAGCATTCAAGCTTTAAGATGAACGTTATCTTACAGGCCTGTAGCTCAGCTGGTTAGAGCACCGTGTTGATAACGCGGGGTCGGCAGTTCAAGTCTGCCCAGGCCTACCATTATCTTCAGGGGCCATAGCTCAGTTGGTAGAGCGCCTGCCTTGCACGCAGGAGGTCAACGGTTCGACTCCGTTTGGCTCCACCATCTTTATGATTGAATGCTAGTTAAAGTTATAAACCAGAATCAAATAATTTAGCGCAAGCTGATAGATTATTTCATTCTGTTTTATACAGAACCAATATGACGATCTGATGAAGACGTTATTATTATTTAAAAACATAGATATGAGTCTGGGTTAGGAGTGGCGTGTTCACGCGTCACACTTAACCTGATAACTGACCTCCCCAAGAGGTTGGTTATCGAAAAGTAATAGAGAACTGAATCAAGCGTAAATTATCAAGGTGATATCGTTATAATTACGACTAAAGACCCTTTGGGGTTGTATGGTCAAGTAATTAAGCGCACATGGTGGATGCCTTGGCAGTCAGAGGCGATGAAAGACGTGACAGCCTGCGATAAGCTTCGGGGAGGCGGCAATATCCTGTGATCCGGAGATTTCTGAATGGGGAAACCCACTTAGCGTAAGCTAGGTATCTTGTACTTGTACAAGAAGCGAACGAGGGAAGTGAAACATCTCAGTACCCTTAGGAAAAGACATCAAATGAGATTCCCTAGTAGCGGCGAGCGAACGGGGAGGAGCCGACGGATTTATATGTAGAAGAACAGTTTGGGAAGACTGGCCGTAGTGGGTGATAGCCCCGTATTCGAAACATATAATGATGCATATTAAGTAGTGCGGGACACGAGAAATCCTGTATGAAGATGGGGGACCATCCTCCAAGGCTAAATACTCCTGACTGACCGATAGTGAACCAGTACCGTGAGGGAAAGGCGAAAAGAACCCCTGTGAGGGGAGTGAAATAGAACCTGAAACCGTGTGCGTACAAGCAGTGGGAGCCCCTTGAGGGGTGACCGCGTACCTTTGTATAATGGGTCAGCGACTTATATTCTGTAGCAAGGTTAACCGTTTAGGGAGCCGTAGGGAAACCGAGTCTTAATAGGGCGTCTAGTTGCAGGGTATAGACCCGAAACCGAGTGATCTATCCATGAGCAGGTTGAAAGTGCCGTAACAGGCACCGGAGGACCGAACCCACTGTCGTTGAAAAGCCAGGGGATGACTTGTGGATAGGGTGAAAGGCTAATCAAACTCGGTGATAGCTGGTTCTCCCCGAAAGCTATTTAGGTAGCGCCTCGGACGAATACCATTGGGGGTAGAGCACTGTTTCGGCTAGGGGTCATACCGACTTACCAAACCGATGCAAACTCCGAATACCGATGAGTAATATCCGGGAGACACACGGCGGGTGCTAACGTCCGTCGTGGAGAGGGAAACAACCCAGACCGCCAGCTAAGGCCCCAAATTCCTAGTTAAGTGGGAAACGAGGTGGGAAGGCATAGACAGCTAGGAGGTTGGCTTAGAAGCAGCCATCCTTTAAAGAAAGCGTAATAGCTCACTAGTCGAGTCGGCCCGCGCGGAAGATGTAACGGGGCTCAAACTAGGAGCCGAAGCTGCGGATTTGAACATGTTTCAAGTGGTAGGGGAGCGTTGTGTAAGCCTGTGAAGGTGTATCGTAAGGTATGCTGGAGGTATCACAAGAGCGAATGCTGACGTGAGTAACGATAATGCGAGTGAAAAGCTCGCACGCCGGAAGATCAAGGGTTCCAGTCCAACGTTAATCGGGGCTGGGTGAGTCGACCCCTAAGGCGAGGCCGAAAGGCGTAGTCGATGGGAAATCGGTTAATATTCCGATACTTGTTTATGATGCGATGGAGGGACGGAGAAGGTTATGCCAGCCTGGCGATGGTTGTCCAGGTGGAAGGATGTAGGTTTATAGCTTAGGTAAATCCGGGCTATTTTATACTGAGATCTGATAGCAAGCTGTACTTGTACAGCGAAGTGGCAAATACCATGCTTCCAGGAAAAGCTTCTAAGCGATAGTCATAAACGAATCGTACCCTAAACCGACACAGGTGATCAGGTAGAGAATACCAAGGCGCTTGAGAGAACTCTGCTGAAGGAACTAGGCAAAATGGTACCGTAACTTCGGGAGAAGGTACGCTGCTGGAGGTGAAGGACTTGCTCCGTAAGCTTCTAGCAGTCGCAGATACCAGGCTGCTGCAACTGTTTATTAAAAACACAGCACTCTGCAAACACGAAAGTGGACGTATAGGGTGTGATGCCTGCCCGGTGCTGGAAGGTTAATTGATGGGGTTAGCGTATGCGAAGCTCTTGATCGAAGCCCCAGTAAACGGCGGCCGTAACTATAACGGTCCTAAGGTAGCGAAATTCCTTGTCGGGTAAGTTCCGACCTGCACGAATGGCATAATGATGGCAGCGCTGTCTCCAGCAGAGACTCAGTGAAATCGAAATCGCAGTGAAGATGCTGTGTACCCGCGGCTAGACGGAAAGACCCCGTGAACCTTTACTACAGCTTTACATTGAACTTTGACCTGACTTGTGCAGGATAGGTGGGAGGCTTTGAAGCCGACACGCTAGTGTTGGTGGAGCCATCCTTGAAATACCACCCTGGTCATGTCGGGGTTCTAACTCAGGTATAACAATACCGAGGACAATGTATGGTGGGTAGTTTGACTGGGGCGGTCTCCTCCTAAAGAGTAACGGAGGAGTACGAAGGTGCGCTCAGACCGGTCGGAAATCGGTCGTAGAGTATAAAGGCAAAAGCGCGCTTAACTGCGAGACCCACAAGTCGAGCAGGTACGAAAGTAGGTCTTAGTGATCCGGTGGTTCTGTATGGAAGGGCCATCGCTCAACGGATAAAAGGTACTCTGGGGATAACAGGCTGATACCGCCCAAGAGTTCATATCGACGGCGGTGTTTGGCACCTCGATGTCGGCTCATCTCATCCTAGGGCTGAAGCAGGTCCTAAGGGTATGGCTGTTCGCCATTTAAAGAGGTACGCGAGCTGGGTTTAGAACGTCGTGAGACAGTTCGGTCCCTATCTACCGTGGGCGTTGGAAATTTGAGAGGAGCTGCTCCTAGTACGAGAGGACCAGAGTGGACGAACCGCTGGTGTTCGGGTTGTCATGCCAATGGCATTGCCCGGTAGCTACGTTCGGATGGGATAACCGCTGAAAGCATCTAAGCGGGAAGCCTACCTCAAGATAAGATTTCCCCTAAGAGCCGTTCAAGACTAGGACGTTGATAGGCAGGGTGTGGAAGCACAGCGATGTGTGTAGCTAACCTGTACTAATTGCTCGATCGGCTTGACCATACAACACCCAAGTGGTTTGTATTGTGATAGTTATAACGATTTTATATCATCTTGCTAAGCAAGCTTGATTCAGTCATACCGCTTAATATAAGCAAAGCTCAACCCAATACTTTTAGACTCATATCTATACCCCCTTTGCTGACGACAATAGCAAGACGGAACCACCTGATCCCTTCTCGAACTCAGAAGTGAAACGTCTTAGCGCCAATGGTAGTGTGGTTCGCCCATGTGAGAGTAGGTCATCGTCAGCTCCCTATACCCTGATTAGCCCCAATCATTAATTTGATTGGGGCTTTTCTTCGTTTGAAGTTTGGTGCTACTTGGTTAGGAAATCCTATTTAAAGGATTTCCCTTGCAACCCTAAAATTGACATGCAATTTTTTAACGGCTTTCAGGGCTTTTCTTCGTCTGCGATTTAATATTTCTGGATATAAGCAACAAAGCCCTCAGTGCTAACGCACTGGGGGCTCTGTTGTATGTCTAATTGCAATCCATTTCAGCCTTGTTTTAAAAAAGGAAGGACTGTTTCTAAAACAACTCTTCAATCTCACCTTCACCAAAATCAAAGCCTAACTGCTCCTGTTTGCGTCTACGCATCTGTTCAATTCGCTGCTTGCGTCCTACTATCAGCCGTAATACTTCGCGGCGCTGTTCATTAGTCATCTGAAACCACATCTGCCGCTCAGGGCGGCTGCGCAGACAACCGAAGCAATACCCTTTCTTATTGCTTCGGCAGACGCCAATGCAAGGGTTTTCAACGGCAAAGAGCTCGATTTGGTTTTGCATAACGACTCTAAGTCTGAGAATGAGTTTAAAAGGGCTTATTAATTATAAAGCGAAAATGCTATCTAGCACAGTTAGAATAAGTCCCCGCTGTTTTGTTAATATTATCATGGATTAAAGCGTGATAATCTTTAGGCAACATGGAATAAACACAGCTTTATTAAAACGTGGTTTTTCATTAACTGCTGATAAGAGAAAAATATGAAAATTATTTATATTCATGGGCTTGATAGCTCCGCCAATTCGATGAAGGGTCTACTGTTAGAAGCTTACTGTGCAGTGCATCATCCTAATATTGAAGTCATACGTCCTGATTTAAATTTACCTCCAGCAGCAGTCTTTAAGTTATTGTGTGAGTTGGTAAGTGAAAAAGAGCCAACAAGCTCTACTTTATTAATGGGCAGCTCATTGGGTGGATATTTTACCACCTTAGTTAGTAATCATACGGGTTGTCCTGCGGTACTACTCAATCCTAGTACGCAACCACATATAAGTTTGCAGCGATTTTTGCAAGACCAGCCTGAGGATATTGACTCGGATACGGTTATTTATCAATCCAGTGGTGGGTGGGAGATAACGCCTGCCCATTTAGCGTGGTTTGCTGAGCATCAATTAACAGCGGTTTGCCACCCTGAAAAGATGCTCGCCTGGATTAAAGCCGGTGATGAGTTGTTAAATCCAGAGGTTGCCACGGAGTTTTATCGGCAGCAAGGGGTAGAGGTAATACTGCAGGAAGGAGGAGATCATAGAATGACTGACTTTGCTGAGCTATTACCTATATTATTACCAAAAGCCTTGGATTTACCGGCTTAACCCCTTGCCGTTGCGAGTTTATTGCTAGCGACATTAACTGTCGTGACTTTAGATTTGCCCCCGATATCTTAGGCAATATTCGTTATAATAAGCTCATAGAAAACTCTAGTTAAGCCTCTCAGCTGCCCGCAAGGCAAAGGATATCACCGTGAATCAATATAATGCCCAATCCCTTGAAGTCTTAGAAGGACTGGAGCCTGTTCGTCGCCGTCCTGGTATGTATACGGATACCACGCGTCCTAACCATTTGGCGCAAGAGGTCATAGACAACTCAGTCGATGAAGCGTTAGCGGGTTATGCTAAGACCATCAAAGTACAGCTGTATGAGGATGGCTCCTTGTCTGTAGAAGATGATGGTCGCGGTATGCCTACCGATATTCATCCCGAATTTAACCAGTCCGGCATTGAGCTGATATTTACCCGTCTGCATGCTGGGGGTAAATTTTCTACCAGTAACTATCAAGTGTCTGGTGGTCTGCATGGGGTAGGTATTTCGGTGGTCAATGCGCTGTCAAAGCGAGTAGAAGTGACCGTATGGCGCGATAGTGTGCAGTATGACATGGCGTTTGAAAATGGCGCTCCGGTTACTGAACTTACGGAATCTGTGAGCCCTAACAAACGCAAGCGTGGTACTAAGGTGCGCTTTTGGGTCGATGGCTCCTTTTTTGATTCCCCAAAATTTAGCGTCAAACAGCTCAAGCACAATCTTAAAGCTAAGGCCGTCTTATCCGCAGGTTTAAAAATTGAATTTGTTGATGATATTAATAATGACAAAGTTGTTTGGCAGTTTGCAGATGGGGTCGTTGAATACCTTAATGAACAATTAGATGGCCTTGAAACCCTACCGCCAGAGCCGTTTTATTTTAGTTATGAAGCTAAATCCGGGGAGCGAGCAGGGGTGACCTTTGCGCTATCGTGGTTACCTGAGGGCGGGACGCCTATCCAAGAAAGCTATGTCAACTTGATCCCTACGGCTCAAGGCGGTACCCACGTTAATGGTCTGCGTACCGGTATTTTAGAAGCACTGCGAGAGTTTTGTGATATTCATAACTTATTACCGCGTAATGTAAAATTGACCGGTGAAGATATTTGGGATGGCGTTAACTATATCCTATCGCTGAAGTTTTCTGAGCCGCAATTCTCTGGTCAGACCAAAGAGCGCTTATCGAGTCGTGAGGCGGCAGGGGCTGTACAGGCGCAGGCAAAAGATGCCTTTAGCTTATGGCTTAACCAACATGCGGACTTGGGCGCGCAGATTGCGGAATTGGCGATTTCCAAAGCCGGTACTCGTCTTAAATCCGCCAAGAAAGTAGCACGTAAAAAGATTACTCAAGGGCCCGCATTACCCGGTAAATTAGCAGATTGTCGGGGAAATTTACGCGATGGGGCTGAGTTATTTTTAGTAGAAGGGGATTCAGCAGGGGGGAGTGCGAAACAGGCTCGCGACCGTCATTTCCAAGCGATTTTACCGTTAAAGGGTAAGATCTTAAATACTTGGGAAGTATCGCCTGATACCGTATTGGCCAGTCAAGAGATTCATGATATTGCGATTGCTATTGGCGTCGATCCGGCGTCAGATGACTTGTCTGAATTGCGCTACGATAAGGTCTGTATTTTAGCGGATGCTGATTCGGATGGGCTGCACATTGCCACTCTGATTTGTGCCTTATTCGTCAAACATTTCCCAGCTTTAGTAGATGCTGGCCATTTGTTTGTCGCCATGCCGCCTCTCTACCGAGTTGATGTGGGCAAAGAAGTCCATTACGCATTAGATGAGGGCGAACTGACCCAGATTTTGAGTACGGTACCTGGCAATAAAAAACCGCAAATTACCCGCTTTAAGGGCTTGGGAGAAATGAGCGCGGAGCAGTTGCGGGACACTACTTTGAATCCTGATACTCGCCGTTTGGTGCAATTGGATATGGACGATATGCACCTAACCAATAACGTCATGGATATGCTGCTCGCTAAGAAACGCTCTGGTGACCGTAAGTCTTGGTTGGAGACTAAAGGGGACTTGGCTGATATTGTGGTATGATAACAGTTGTTTACTGTAATTTAACTGGGCCTAATTAGCATAGAGACTTATATGACTGACCCTCAATATCCAAAGTTTACTCGCAGTCCTTTAACCCGTAAAAAGTTAGGCGATAAAGTGCCTAAACGGGGTGGTATCATTGCCCCTCCAATCGCGAAAGCGGTGCTAAAAGTGTTGGGTTGGAAGGTCGTTGGTGATATCCCGAATGTGCCTAAAGCGGTGTTTCTAGCCTTGCCCCATACCTCCAATATGGACGGGCTGTTTGCTATTCCTTCGATATTAGCTTTAGATTTGGATGTTAAAATAATGGGCAAAGAAAGCCTATTTAAAGTGCCAGTCTTAGCGCCATTTTTACGCTGGGCGGGTATTATTCCTATCGATCGGGGCAAAAAAGGCTCAGTCTTGCAGACTAGCATAGAGCGTTTTAAGCCGGAAAAGCCTTTGCTATTAGGGTTATCCCCTGAAGGGACGCGCGCTTATACCAAAGAGTGGAAGACGGGGTTTTATTATATTGCTGCAGGAGCAGGGGTGCCCATTGTGCCAGTAGCGATGGATTATAAAACTAAAGAAGTGCGGTTTATGCAGCCAGTATTGCCAACAGGAAATATGGAAATAGACATTCCAAAAATTCTTGAACAGTATAAAGGCGTGGTTCCTAAACACCCTGAGCGCTTATCGCAGCCACTACAAGATGTGAATAAATAATGGCTTAGCTGTCAGCTGGTTAAATCTAACTTATAGCATAAAAAAACCCTTAGCCTTATTCAATAAGCTAAGGGTTTTTTATGACTGCTACTAAATGACTTGTACTAAATGATTGGTACTAAATGCCTGCCACTAAATGCCTGATACTAACTTATTCATCCTAATTTTAGCGCTAAAACTGCGGCTGACCATTGGAGGCACTAACGCCGCCATCGACCGGTAAATCGACCCCCGTAATCATAGCAGCATCTTCACTCGCTAAAAAAGTAATAGCGGCAGCGATATCCTCTGGGGTCGCCAAACGGCCTAACGGGCAACGGGCTAAGAATTTATCGGTTTTCTCTTCATTGTCTTGTATCTTAGTCGTCATATTGGTCTTGGTGACACTCGGACTCACTGCATTTACCCGTACCCCATCACGACCATGATCCATGGCCAATGTACGGGTGAGATTGGTAACCCCAGCCTTAGCAGCATTGTACGCTGCCATATTCCAATCGCCGCCCATACCCGACACTGAGGACACATTGATAATATTACCTTTGGACTTTATTAACGCTGGCATCGCAGCTTGGCACACATAAAAAGTCCCATTAAGATTCACATCCATAGCGCTTTGCCAGTCTTCAGCACTCAGCTCGGTGATTTTACCTTGGACAGCTTTACCGGCATTATTCACCAACACGTCGATATGCTCAAACTTCTTGAGCACGTGGTCAATCATGGCACGCACTTGGTGCTGTTGGCTGATATCACAGGTAATAATTTGATAGTTTTCGGAATGAATCCAAGTGGGGTCTTGAGGGAACTGTCTGACGGTCTCTTCTAAAGTCTCTGCAGTGCGTCCTACTAGCACGAGGCGCGCGCCTTCTTTAGCAAAGCGAATGGCGGTTGCCCGGCCAATACCGGAGCCTGCGCCTGTAATAATAACGGTCTTTTCCTTAAAGCGTTTCATCATAGTGCTGTCCTTATTGGTGCAAATTTTTACTCATTAATGGCTTTTACAGCGGTGCTGCGCGGTTAGCGATACCGCAGTTATTCTTGATTAGTGTCTGTTTTTATAACAGTTAAGGTCTGTGTTTACAGTAGTTGCTATCTCTATAGTAATAGTAACCATTGTAGAGTACTAGCCCTGGTTAAACCTTATGGGCTTAGTAACATCGCTATAAGGTGGCGGCTAACATTCTCTGGCCTCATCGAAATTTACCTAGAAAAAACGCTGACGATTTACTCATAAAAAAAGACAGCCGTAGCTGTCTCTTTTATTTTATGCAGACGAGCTATAACTCAGAGTTACAGCAAGCCTAGCAAACGTTTGAACTTATTTTAAATTATCATTGTCCAGCGCGCTTGGCGACGTTGGAACACCGATATCTAAAGTATTTACGTCAGTCTCTACCGTTGCTGCAGGAGCGGTGGTATCAGTAGTCGTGTTTTGAGTAGCCGAAGTATCCGTCGTCATTTTAGTGTGACGAGTCGTTTCAACTTTCAAGCCAGTACGCTCTTCATCGACCTTGTCTTGTAGCTTACGCAATAGACGGGCAGCTGCTTCTTGACCACCAAGACCAAACGATAGGGCAAAGGCAACAGCCACGGCGCCTAAAGTTAGACCGAACGCTAGGTTCACGATAGAGTCAGCAATACCCATCGCTTTTAGACCCATAGCTAATACTAGGCCCATGATAAGGACGCGAACGATATTGGCTAGGAATGGAGAGCCCTGCTCAGAACGCTCAACGATACCGGCGATAAGGTTGGCTAACCAGAAACCGATAAATAGAATAACGGCACCTAGAATGATGCTGGCACCGAAATCGATGAACATCAAGATTAGCGCACTAATCGCTTCAAAGCCTAGTAAGTCAGCGGCAGCGATAGCAGCAAACAACATAGCAAAGAATAAGATAGCGTGACCGACTAAGTCAGAGATGCGCGTTGAGCCCATAGTTTGGGCTAGGCCAACTTTCTCTGGTAATTGGTTAACTTGAGTGTTTTCAAGCAGACCTTTTACGATGTTCGCAACCATACGAACTACGAAGTAAGTGACCACTAGGATAGCAATTGCCATAAAGATGTTTGGCAGAGCTTCCATGATTTTGTTTAGCATATTGGTTGCAGGACGCACAATAGCTTCAACTTTTAGCGCTTCTAAAGCGGCTAAAATAGTAGGAATAATGACCACTAGGAAAGCTAAAGAACCAGCAACGTTAGGAATGCTATTTTGGTTGCTTAAACCGGCTTTAGAAGCCAATTCTTGCACATTAAAAGTAGAGACTAGGTTGACTACGATACCGCGAACCACTTTAGCGATGATGTAACCAACGAAGAAGACCACACCGGCCAAGATTAGGTTAGGGAGGAAGTCAAAAATCTTATTAACCATATTCGTTAATGGCGCAAATAAGCCGTCAAGCTCAAGTTGGCCGAGTACCATAGTTAGCACAACCAATAAGATGAACCAGTACACCATATCGGCGATCGTGGTGCTCATTGGTTTCATACCGGCTTCAGCGCTTAAACGCTCATCCATGGTGGTCTTAGCTAGAGCAGCATTCAAAGCAGTACGGGCGATAGTAGCAACAACCCAACCAATAATACCGACAGCGATAGCGCCGATCAGGTTAGGAATAAAGCCTAAAACTTGTCCAACCATATTAGCAAAAGGAGCAGAAATAGAGTTTAGGTTAAGCTGGTTTAGGGCTGCTGAAATAGCAATAATGAAAATAAACCAGAAGATAATTTTGGAAATGATGCCCTCGAGGTCATAAGTCTTACCTGTCGAGGTGTTCATACGTTGGTTAAGATTGATGCGAGCCAGAACGTTACGAACTAAGGCTGCAATACCTAAGGCGACAAGCCATCCTAGGACGAAAATTAAAATCGCCCCAATAATGGAGCCGATAGGACCGCCAAGGTAGTTATTAAATGATACAAACATGTGATCCATGTTGTTCTCCTATTGAGATAAAGTCATGAGACAACTGTAGGCCAAAAAATTGGGGTTACAGGTCCACGATGATATGAGCTTGTTGTTGTCTTTAATTCAAAACACGAAAGTAAAAAACATAGAGTTTACTGCGTTGAGGCGTCTGTAAAACTATGGAATATCTTATTAGTTTGGTTAAATAACCTTACTATTGACTTCAATGTTACCATAAAGAAAAGTTAGGTAGTCACAAAACTCCTTTACTCTAGCTAACATCACACTAAGATGGAAGTCAGAATACGACACACGCCCCATATAACAGATAAAACTCCGATTCATAAGTAGAACTTGATAACAAAACTATAACACTGGACCAAACGATTTTGCTAAAACATAGCTTGCTGACCATAGATTTGCTATGATTACGCACATATAAAGGCGGGGATATAAACTCATAAAAGTGGCCGGTCACTAGCAAAGAGTGT contains the following coding sequences:
- a CDS encoding mechanosensitive ion channel encodes the protein MDHMFVSFNNYLGGPIGSIIGAILIFVLGWLVALGIAALVRNVLARINLNQRMNTSTGKTYDLEGIISKIIFWFIFIIAISAALNQLNLNSISAPFANMVGQVLGFIPNLIGAIAVGIIGWVVATIARTALNAALAKTTMDERLSAEAGMKPMSTTIADMVYWFILLVVLTMVLGQLELDGLFAPLTNMVNKIFDFLPNLILAGVVFFVGYIIAKVVRGIVVNLVSTFNVQELASKAGLSNQNSIPNVAGSLAFLVVIIPTILAALEALKVEAIVRPATNMLNKIMEALPNIFMAIAILVVTYFVVRMVANIVKGLLENTQVNQLPEKVGLAQTMGSTRISDLVGHAILFFAMLFAAIAAADLLGFEAISALILMFIDFGASIILGAVILFIGFWLANLIAGIVERSEQGSPFLANIVRVLIMGLVLAMGLKAMGIADSIVNLAFGLTLGAVAVAFALSFGLGGQEAAARLLRKLQDKVDEERTGLKVETTRHTKMTTDTSATQNTTTDTTAPAATVETDVNTLDIGVPTSPSALDNDNLK